In a single window of the Rhodoferax saidenbachensis genome:
- the phaR gene encoding polyhydroxyalkanoate synthesis repressor PhaR — MQNKTSKDGKRSQRIIKKYPNRRLYDTDTSSYITLTEIKQLVMDSEAFAVLDAKTSEDLTRSILLQIILEEEANGSPMFTAPVLSNIIRFYGHAMQGMMGGYLEKNMQALMDMQVPMQGVMGNNMFQQMQEQMQKQTEQFLGTFGLKR; from the coding sequence ATGCAAAACAAAACATCCAAAGATGGCAAGCGCTCCCAGCGCATCATCAAGAAGTATCCCAATCGGCGCCTGTACGACACCGATACGTCCAGCTACATCACCCTGACAGAAATCAAGCAGTTGGTGATGGACAGCGAAGCGTTCGCCGTGCTGGACGCGAAAACCAGCGAAGACCTCACGCGCAGCATCCTTTTGCAGATCATTCTGGAAGAGGAAGCCAATGGCTCGCCCATGTTCACAGCCCCCGTGCTCTCCAACATCATTCGTTTCTATGGTCACGCCATGCAGGGGATGATGGGCGGGTACCTGGAGAAAAACATGCAGGCCCTGATGGACATGCAGGTTCCCATGCAGGGTGTCATGGGCAACAACATGTTCCAGCAAATGCAGGAGCAGATGCAGAAGCAAACCGAGCAGTTTTTGGGTACCTTTGGCCTTAAGCGCTGA
- the rimO gene encoding 30S ribosomal protein S12 methylthiotransferase RimO: MSEVLSPQAPVNAIPKVGFVSLGCPKALTDSELILTQLSAEGYQTSKTFEGADLVIVNTCGFIDDAVKESLDTIGEALAANGRVIVTGCLGAKTGEDGGNMVRQMHPKVLAVTGPHATQEVMDAVHLNLPKPHDPFTDLIPGAFGVAGIKLTPRHYAYLKISEGCNHRCTFCIIPSMRGDLVSRPIGDVLSEAKALFEGGVKELLVISQDTSAYGVDVKYRTGFWDGKPVKTRMLELVQTLGEIAEPYGAWVRMHYVYPYPSVDGILPLMATGKVLPYLDVPLQHSHPDVLRRMKRPASGEKNLDRIQQWREACPELVIRSTFIAGFPGETEEEFQHLLDFIREAQIDRAGCFAYSPVNGAAANELPGMLPAELREERRARFMAVAEEVSIQRLQRRVGSTMQVLVDSAPGMGKKGGVGRSYADAPEIDGVVRLLPPEKISKTLKVGEFTKARIVSVQGHDLIALPI; the protein is encoded by the coding sequence ATGAGCGAAGTACTTTCCCCCCAAGCCCCCGTAAATGCCATCCCCAAAGTGGGCTTTGTCAGCCTGGGTTGTCCCAAGGCATTGACCGATTCTGAATTGATCCTCACGCAGCTGAGCGCTGAGGGTTACCAGACGTCCAAAACCTTCGAAGGTGCCGATCTGGTGATCGTGAACACATGCGGCTTCATTGACGATGCCGTCAAGGAGAGCCTGGACACGATTGGCGAAGCGCTGGCCGCCAACGGCCGCGTGATCGTGACCGGTTGCCTGGGCGCCAAAACCGGTGAAGACGGTGGCAACATGGTGCGCCAGATGCACCCCAAGGTGCTGGCCGTCACCGGCCCACACGCCACGCAGGAAGTCATGGATGCGGTGCATCTGAACCTGCCCAAGCCGCATGACCCGTTTACCGATTTGATCCCTGGCGCTTTTGGCGTAGCGGGCATCAAGCTGACGCCACGCCACTATGCGTATCTGAAGATTAGCGAAGGCTGTAACCACCGATGTACTTTCTGCATCATCCCCAGCATGCGTGGCGATCTGGTGTCGCGCCCGATTGGCGATGTGTTGAGTGAGGCAAAAGCCCTGTTTGAAGGCGGCGTGAAGGAACTGCTGGTGATCAGCCAGGACACGTCCGCCTACGGCGTGGATGTGAAATACCGCACGGGCTTCTGGGACGGCAAACCGGTCAAGACCCGCATGCTGGAGCTGGTGCAGACGCTGGGTGAAATTGCCGAGCCCTACGGCGCCTGGGTGCGCATGCACTATGTGTATCCGTATCCGAGTGTGGACGGCATCCTGCCGCTGATGGCGACTGGCAAGGTGTTGCCGTACTTAGACGTGCCTTTGCAGCACAGCCACCCCGATGTGTTGCGCCGCATGAAGCGCCCTGCGAGTGGCGAGAAAAATCTGGACCGCATCCAGCAATGGCGCGAGGCCTGCCCGGAGCTGGTGATTCGCAGCACCTTTATTGCCGGCTTCCCCGGAGAAACCGAAGAAGAGTTCCAGCACCTGCTGGATTTCATCCGCGAAGCACAGATTGACCGTGCCGGTTGTTTTGCCTACAGCCCCGTCAATGGCGCCGCCGCCAATGAATTGCCGGGCATGTTGCCCGCTGAACTGCGTGAAGAGCGTCGTGCACGGTTCATGGCGGTGGCGGAAGAAGTGTCGATACAGCGCCTGCAGCGCCGTGTCGGCTCCACCATGCAAGTGCTGGTGGATTCCGCGCCGGGCATGGGCAAGAAGGGGGGCGTGGGCCGCAGTTATGCCGATGCGCCCGAGATTGATGGTGTGGTGCGGCTGCTGCCGCCCGAGAAGATCAGCAAGACACTGAAAGTGGGCGAGTTCACCAAAGCACGCATTGTGAGTGTGCAGGGGCACGACCTGATCGCGCTGCCGATCTAA